In Streptomyces longhuiensis, the following proteins share a genomic window:
- a CDS encoding FadR/GntR family transcriptional regulator — protein MALGALRPSPLVEQAAERLREQIASGHWPVGTKLPGETTLARELGVGRSTVREALRALAGAGLVRARQGAGVFVTADRPVEDWPARLRAAAVADVYEVRVLMEVQAARLAARRRTPEDVTAMRAALDARRATAEVGGAAFVDADIALHAAVVAAAHNPVLTDLFAEFAPALRQGLVDLLDLVDVRAAEAGHGDAAHTALVDAVASGDEDAAEREAREELAVMRGKLARQD, from the coding sequence CCCTCTGGTCGAACAGGCCGCCGAGCGGTTGCGCGAGCAGATCGCGTCGGGGCACTGGCCGGTCGGCACCAAGCTGCCCGGCGAGACGACCCTCGCCAGGGAACTCGGCGTCGGCCGCTCCACGGTCCGCGAGGCACTGCGCGCCCTCGCCGGCGCCGGACTGGTCCGGGCCCGGCAGGGCGCGGGCGTCTTCGTGACCGCCGACCGGCCCGTCGAGGACTGGCCCGCGCGGCTGCGCGCCGCGGCCGTCGCCGACGTCTACGAGGTCCGCGTCCTGATGGAGGTCCAGGCCGCGCGCCTCGCCGCGCGCCGCCGCACCCCCGAGGACGTCACGGCGATGCGCGCGGCCCTCGACGCGCGCAGAGCGACGGCGGAGGTGGGCGGCGCCGCGTTCGTCGACGCCGACATCGCGCTCCACGCGGCGGTCGTGGCCGCCGCCCACAACCCCGTACTCACCGACCTCTTCGCCGAGTTCGCGCCCGCCCTGCGCCAAGGCCTCGTCGACCTGCTCGACCTCGTCGACGTCCGCGCCGCCGAGGCCGGCCACGGCGACGCGGCGCACACCGCGCTCGTGGACGCCGTCGCGTCGGGCGACGAGGACGCCGCCGAACGCGAGGCGCGGGAGGAGCTGGCCGTGATGCGGGGCAAACTGGCGCGCCAGGACTGA